DNA sequence from the Novosphingobium sp. KACC 22771 genome:
CAACCCCTTGCCCGCCATGGCGAAAACGCCGATTTCATCGACCGGGCCAAAGCGGTTTTTCAGGTTGCGCAGGATGCGGTACTGATGGCTGCGCTCGCCCTCAAAGGCCATCACCACATCGACCATATGCTCCAGCACGCGCGGCCCCGCGATATTGCCATCCTTGGTCACATGGCCCACCAGCACCAGCGCCGCGCCATTCTCCTTGGCATAGCGGATCAACTCGAACGCACAGCCGCGCACCTGGCTGACCGTGCCCGGCGCGCCCTCGATCTGGTCGGAATGCATGCACTGGATCGAATCGATGACCAGCAGCGCAGGCGCCTCCATCCCGCCCAGCGTGGTGAGAATATCGCGCACCGAGGTGGATGAGGCCAGGCGAATCGGCGCGCTCTGCAAACCGAGCCGTTCAGCGCGCAGGCGGATCTGGCCGGGCGCTTCCTCGCCGCTGATATAAACCGCAAGCCCGCCCACCTGCGCCACCTTGGCGCTGGCCTGAAGCAGCAGCGTCGATTTGCCGATGCCCGGATCGCCGCCCATCAAAATCGCGCTGCCCGGCACCAATCCGCCGCCCAGCGCGCGATCAAACTCGGCAATCCCCGTGCTGCGCCGCACCAGCTTGTCATCAGCCTTGTCCAGCGGTTCAAACAGGATTGCCCGCCCGCCGCTCGACAGATCGTGCTTGGCCGAAAACACCGTCTGGGGTGCCTCCTCGGCCAGCGTGTTCCATTCGCCGCAATCGGCGCATTGGCCCTGCCAGCGGTTGGTGACACTGCCACAGGAGGAGCAGGTGAAGCGACGTTTCGGTTTGGCCATGGGGTGCATCGTAGGGAGAACAAAAGGGGAAATCAAGGAGGGAAGTTTGGCCTCCGGCGGGCAAAGGGATTCATCCCTTTGCAATCGCGTTATTAGGGTGGTGCTTCACAGGCGGCCGAGCGCCAAACGCATAATAGAAAGCCTGCGGCGCCATTATACTGCGCCGCAGGCTTTAAAATTCAAACGCCGCGCCCAACAAACAGGCCGAACACTAGGCGCGACGAAGACATTATCGGGATTGTTAAGGGCCCCCGCCCTTAACCCGCCGGAGGCAAAAACCTACCTCCGCCTTCACTCCGTCAAATCGCTCCAGACATTCTTCAACCGGTCAAAGAACCCTTTGGCTTCGGGGCATTCATCCCCGGTCTCGGTCCCCTGAAACTCGCGCAGCAATTCCTTCTGGCGCGCGGTCAGCTTGGTCGGCGTTTCCACCGCCACCTCGACCACCAGATCGCCCATCCCGCGCCCGTTCAACACCGGCATACCGGCGCCGCGCTTGCGCAATTGCTTGCCGGTCTGGATGCCTGCGGGAATATCGATGACATGCTTGGTGCCATCCATGCCCGGAATCTCGATCTGCCCGCCCAGAGCCGCCGTGGTAAAGCTGATAGGCGCACGGGTCAGCAGCGTTGTATTTTCGCGGTCGAACACCGGGTGGCGCCGGATGTGCAGGAAGATGTAGAGATCGCCCGGTGGCGAACCGTTCGGCCCGGCCTCACCCTTGCCCGACAGGCGGATGCGGTTGCCATTGTCCACGCCCTTGGGGATCGCGACTTCCAGCTTCTGGCGCTGATCGACGCGGCCTTCGCCGTGGCACTTCTTGCAAGGCTTTTCAATCACCTCGCCCCGGCCATGACAGGTCGGACAGGTGCGCTCGACCATGAAGAAGCCCTGCTGCGCGCGCACCTTGCCGTGCCCGCCGCAAAGGTTGCAGCGACGCTTGCCCGTGCCCGGTTCCGCGCCAGACCCTTTGCAGGGTTCGCAGCCCATGGCCACTTCGACCTCGATTTCCACGGTCTTGCCATGGAACGCATCGTCCAGCCCGATTTCGAGATCATAGCGCAAATCGGCCCCACGCCGCGCCTGCTGACGCCCGCCGCCGCCGCCGCCAAAGGCGTTGCCAAAGATGCTCTCGAAAATATCGCCGATATCGCCGAAATCGCCGCCGCCCTGAAAGCCGCCGCCAAACCCACCGGCGCCCGGCCCGCCGTTCTGAAACGCGGCATGGCCGAAACGGTCATAGGCAGCGCGCTTTTGCGGGTCCTTCAGGCAATCATAGGCTTCGCTGATCTGTTTGAATTTGGCCTCGGACTCCTTGCAACCAGGGTTGCGGTCCGGGTGAAATTTCATCGCCAGTTTGCGATAGGAAGATTTCAGCGTGGCCTCATTGGCATCGCGCGAAACTTCCAGCAGTTCGTAATAGTCGATTTCAGCCGACATTGCACATTTCCCCTGAAGAGAGGCCCGCCCCGTTCAGAGCGGGCCTCTTTCATCGCAACATCAGGCCTTCTTGTCGTCCACTTCCGAGAACTCGGCGTCGACCACATCGTCCTGCGCCGGAGCAGCGCCCGGAGAGGCCGCAGCAGCCTGTTCCTTTTCATAGATCGCCTGACCCATCTTCATGGCCTTTTCGGTCAGGGCCTGGGTCTTGGCGGTCATTTCGGCCGGATCATTGCCTTCGATGGCGGCCTTGGCATCGGCAATGGCGGCTTCGATTTCAGCCTTCAGCGAGGCATCGATCTTGTCGCCATTTTCGGCCAGCTGCTGCTCGGTGGCATGCACGAGGCTGTCGGCGTTGTTCTTGGCCTCGGCGGCCTCACGACGCTTCTTGTCCTCTTCGGCAAACTTTTCAGCATCCTTGACCATCTGGTCGATGTCGGCATCATTGAGGCCGCCCGACGCCTGGATCTTGATCTGCTGCTCCTTGCCGGTGCCCTTGTCCTTGGCGCTGACGTTCACAATGCCGTTGGCGTCAATGTCGAAGGTCACCTCGATCTGGGGCACGCCGCGACGCGCCGGCGGAATGCCGATCAGGTCGAAATTGCCCAGCATCTTGTTGTCCGCCGCCATTTCGCGCTCGCCCTGGAAGACGCGGATGGTCACGGCCTGCTGATTATCATCAGCGGTCGAGAAGACCTGCGACTTCTTGGTCGGGATCGTGGTGTTGCGGTCGATCATGCGGGTGAACACGCCGCCCAGCGTTTCGATGCCGAGCGACAGCGGGGTCACGTCGAGCAGCAGCACATCCTTGACATCGCCCTGCAGCACGCCCGCCTGAATGGCCGCGCCCATGGCAACGACTTCGTCAGGGTTCACGCCCGTGTGGGGTTCCTTGCCGAAGAAGTCCTTCACCGCTTCGCGCACCTTGGGCATGCGGGTCATGCCGCCCACCAGCACCACGTCGTCGATCTGGGCCGCGGTCACGCCCGCGTCCTGCATCGCCTTGCGGCAGGGTTCCATCGTGCGCGCGATCAGATCGGCCACCAGACGTTCCAGATCCGAACGGGTGATCGTTTCGACCAGATGCAGCGGCGTGGTCGCCCCTGCTTCCATGCGGGCGGTGATGAAGGGCAGGTTGATTTCGGTGGTCTGCGCGCTCGACAGCTCGATCTTGGCCTTTTCGGCTGCTTCCTTCAGACGCTGAAGCGCCAGACGGTCGCCGCGCAGGTCCAGACCTTCCTTCGCCTTGAACTTGTCGGCCAGATATTCGACGACCTTGGTGTCGAAGTCTTCACCGCCAAGGAACGTGTCGCCGTTGGTCGACTTCACCTCGAACACGCCGTCGCCGATTTCCAGGATCGAGACGTCGAACGTACCGCCGCCAAGGTCATAAACAGCGATGGTCTTGCCATCGTTCTTGTCCAGACCATAGGCGAGCGCGGCCGCAGTCGGCTCGTTGATGATGCGCAGCACTTCAAGGCCCGCGATCTGACCCGCGTCCTTGGTGGCCTGACGCTGGGCGTCGTTGAAGTAGGCGGGCACGGTGATGACGGCCTGCGTCACGGTTTCGCCCAGATACGATTCGGCGGTTTCCTTCATCTTCTGAAGCGTGAAGGCCGAGATCTGCGAGGGCGAATAATCAGTGCCACCGGCTGCAACCCACGCATCGCCATTCTTGCCCTTGGCGATGGCATAGGGAACCAGTTCCATGTCCTTCTGGGTCATCGGATCGTCAAAGCGACGGCCGATGAGGCGCTTGACCGCGAAGATCGTGTTGTCGGGGTTGGTCACCGCCTGACGCTTGGCGGGCTGCCCGATCAGGCGCTCACCATCCTTGGTGAAGGCCACGATCGAGGGCGTGGTGCGCGCGCCTTCCGAATTTTCGATAACCTTGGGCTTGCCCCCATCCATAACAGCAACGCAGCTGTTGGTGGTGCCAAGGTCAATGCCGATTACTTTACCCATATCGTCGATCCCTAAGTCCAGTGTTGACACCACCCTTTGGCTTCCCGAAAAATCCGGCAAAGCGGCTCGATGGCTCGTTTGACTTGGCGGCATATAGGTGGGCTTTTGCGCCTAACAAGGGCCTTGGGGCGCGAAGCATCACTTCATCCACGACCTTGGCGCATTTTGCCCGCCATTTTTGCGGTGCTGGGCGCGCATGGCCCTTCCCTCCGGCGCCGCATTTTGCGCGCGCCATCGCGCATTCGCCCCGGATTGATTGCAGTCATGCTTGGAAAAGCGCGAAAAAGTGACTAATCCCCATGCAAGTGGCAGCCATTCTCCTTGCCGCAGCATTTGCCGGTTTTTGCGACCCGCAACCCAAGGATTGCACGCTTTATGAAAAAGATCGCCTTTGCCCTCTGCCTGCCCCTCGCCCTTGGCGCGCTGTCGGCTTGCGGGGGCGAGAAAAAGGCGCAGCATGCAGCAGGCCTTGGCGCGATGGACGGCATGCTGCTTCACGATGGGCGGCTGGTTCTGCCTGCGGTCAAGGGGCGCCCGGCGGCGGGTTATTTCACCGTTTCCAATCAAAGCGGCTCGGTCGCCACCCTCACCGGGGTCAGCGTGGCCCATACCGGCAAGGCGGAAATGCATGTCACGCTGGACGGGATCATGGAGGCGGTGCCCCGGCTGGACATCGGCTCGGGCCAGAGCGTGAGTTTCGGGCCGGGCGGCAAACATGCGATGGTGTTTGATGTCTCGCCCGATCTCAAAGCCGGAGGCAAGACCGAATTGACGCTGACCTTTTCGGACGGACGCAGGCTGAGCGCGCCGATGATGGTCGAGGCGCCCGGCATGATGGGGGCCATGGGCCAGATGGATCATTCCAAGATGTAGACACTAAAAGGCCGCCGACTTTCAAAGTCAGCGGCCTTTTTGATTCCATTGCCCAAATATCAGCGGCAGCGCACCCGGTATTCACGGCCATAACGGTCCGTGCGATAGCATTCGCCGCCCTTGCGCACCGTGGAACCGGCAACACCGCCCGCCGCCGCGCCAATCGCCGCACCCGTGGCAACGTCGCCACCGGCAACCCCGGCCACAACCGCACCAACACCCGCGCCGGCCAGCGCGCCTTCGCCGCCGTAATTGCTTGCGCAACCGCCCGTCAACATCAGGGCGCCTGCCACAACCGACATCATCATTGCCTTGCGCATATTTGCCTCCTTGCCTTGTTATCGAAGGAAAGAGGCAAGGCGGGGGAAGGTTCCACCCGCCGCGCGTTTTCGACTTAATCCGGCTTTTTCGCCACGGCCACCATGGCCGGACGCAGCAGGCGATCCTTGATCGTATAGCCATGCTGAAGCACCTGGATCACCGTGCCCGGTTCGGCGTCATGGGGCACTTCGATCATCGCCTGATGCTGGTTGGGGTCCAGCGGCAGACCATGCGCCGCCACCTTGGTAATGCCATGCTGGCCAAACACCTTGTCTAGCTCGCGCCCCGTGGCCTCGATCCCGGCCAGCAGCGCCTTCAAGCGCTCGTCCTCGCGCAGATCGGCAGGGATGGCGTCCAGCGCGCGCGACAGATTGTCGGCAACGCTGAGCATATCGCGGGCAAAGCTGGTGCTGGCATAGGCGCGCGCATCGGCAATGTCCTTTTCCAGACGGCGGCGCACGTTCTGCGTGTCGGCGCGCGCATAAAGCACATCGTTGCGCGCGGCCTCCAGATCGTTTTCGAGTTGGGCGATGCGGGTGGCCAGATCATCTCCGGCTTCATGCTGACCCTGCGTAGTTTCTTCCGTCATTGTTCCGATTATTCCAGTTTCAACCGATCAATTTGCCCAGGGACTGGGCTGTAAAATCCACCATGGGGACGAGACGCGCATAATTCAACCGCGTTGGCCCGATTACCCCCACAACGCCGATCACCCGCCCATCGCGATCCCGATAGGGAGATGCAATGACCGAGGAGCCGGACAGTGCGAAAAGCCGGTTCTCGCTGCCGATGAAAATGCGCGTGGCGTCGCCCTGCTTGGCCCGGTCGAGCAATTCGGCAACCGACTGCTTATCCTCCAGATCATCCAGCAGAGAACGCACCCGGGCCAGATCCGAGAGCGCCGCCTCATCGAGCAGATTGGCCTGTCCGCGCACGATCAGCACCGGGCGATGGGCCGCATCCTCGCTCCACACCGCCAATCCGCGCTGTACCAGATCGGCGCTGGCCGCATCCAGAGCGCTGCGCCCGCTGACGATTTCGGCCTGCATCGCGCGCGCCGCCTCGGCCAGAGTGCGCCCGCCCAGGTGCGCGGTGATATAATTCGACGCCGCCTCCAGCGCGCCCGCGCTCAACGAGGCGGGCAGCGCCAGAATGCGATTCTCGATCCCCCCATCCTCGCCCACCA
Encoded proteins:
- the radA gene encoding DNA repair protein RadA, yielding MAKPKRRFTCSSCGSVTNRWQGQCADCGEWNTLAEEAPQTVFSAKHDLSSGGRAILFEPLDKADDKLVRRSTGIAEFDRALGGGLVPGSAILMGGDPGIGKSTLLLQASAKVAQVGGLAVYISGEEAPGQIRLRAERLGLQSAPIRLASSTSVRDILTTLGGMEAPALLVIDSIQCMHSDQIEGAPGTVSQVRGCAFELIRYAKENGAALVLVGHVTKDGNIAGPRVLEHMVDVVMAFEGERSHQYRILRNLKNRFGPVDEIGVFAMAGKGLEEVSNPSMLFLSGRENPVPGSAVFPAIEGTRPVLVEIQALIVRLQSGATPRRAVVGWDNGRLAMLLAVLEARCGLNFSACEVYLNVAGGYRLADPAADLAVAAALVSALADKPLPARAIWFGEVSLAGEIRPVAHGGLRLREGAKLGFEQAYGPEDGASGGDAPAEMRHRTINLLPNLVDRIVGDE
- the dnaJ gene encoding molecular chaperone DnaJ, translated to MSAEIDYYELLEVSRDANEATLKSSYRKLAMKFHPDRNPGCKESEAKFKQISEAYDCLKDPQKRAAYDRFGHAAFQNGGPGAGGFGGGFQGGGDFGDIGDIFESIFGNAFGGGGGGRQQARRGADLRYDLEIGLDDAFHGKTVEIEVEVAMGCEPCKGSGAEPGTGKRRCNLCGGHGKVRAQQGFFMVERTCPTCHGRGEVIEKPCKKCHGEGRVDQRQKLEVAIPKGVDNGNRIRLSGKGEAGPNGSPPGDLYIFLHIRRHPVFDRENTTLLTRAPISFTTAALGGQIEIPGMDGTKHVIDIPAGIQTGKQLRKRGAGMPVLNGRGMGDLVVEVAVETPTKLTARQKELLREFQGTETGDECPEAKGFFDRLKNVWSDLTE
- the dnaK gene encoding molecular chaperone DnaK, yielding MGKVIGIDLGTTNSCVAVMDGGKPKVIENSEGARTTPSIVAFTKDGERLIGQPAKRQAVTNPDNTIFAVKRLIGRRFDDPMTQKDMELVPYAIAKGKNGDAWVAAGGTDYSPSQISAFTLQKMKETAESYLGETVTQAVITVPAYFNDAQRQATKDAGQIAGLEVLRIINEPTAAALAYGLDKNDGKTIAVYDLGGGTFDVSILEIGDGVFEVKSTNGDTFLGGEDFDTKVVEYLADKFKAKEGLDLRGDRLALQRLKEAAEKAKIELSSAQTTEINLPFITARMEAGATTPLHLVETITRSDLERLVADLIARTMEPCRKAMQDAGVTAAQIDDVVLVGGMTRMPKVREAVKDFFGKEPHTGVNPDEVVAMGAAIQAGVLQGDVKDVLLLDVTPLSLGIETLGGVFTRMIDRNTTIPTKKSQVFSTADDNQQAVTIRVFQGEREMAADNKMLGNFDLIGIPPARRGVPQIEVTFDIDANGIVNVSAKDKGTGKEQQIKIQASGGLNDADIDQMVKDAEKFAEEDKKRREAAEAKNNADSLVHATEQQLAENGDKIDASLKAEIEAAIADAKAAIEGNDPAEMTAKTQALTEKAMKMGQAIYEKEQAAAASPGAAPAQDDVVDAEFSEVDDKKA
- a CDS encoding copper chaperone PCu(A)C, with amino-acid sequence MKKIAFALCLPLALGALSACGGEKKAQHAAGLGAMDGMLLHDGRLVLPAVKGRPAAGYFTVSNQSGSVATLTGVSVAHTGKAEMHVTLDGIMEAVPRLDIGSGQSVSFGPGGKHAMVFDVSPDLKAGGKTELTLTFSDGRRLSAPMMVEAPGMMGAMGQMDHSKM
- the grpE gene encoding nucleotide exchange factor GrpE, which translates into the protein MTEETTQGQHEAGDDLATRIAQLENDLEAARNDVLYARADTQNVRRRLEKDIADARAYASTSFARDMLSVADNLSRALDAIPADLREDERLKALLAGIEATGRELDKVFGQHGITKVAAHGLPLDPNQHQAMIEVPHDAEPGTVIQVLQHGYTIKDRLLRPAMVAVAKKPD
- the hrcA gene encoding heat-inducible transcriptional repressor HrcA; translated protein: MANSLPSDLSFPEVTGRAREVFRQVVEAYLDSGQPVGSKTLAGGGGLNLSPASIRSVLAELEGIGLLSHPHTSAGRMPTEQGLRLFVDGMMQVREPSMEERAAIERSLNQPGPIEAALAATSAALSDLSACAGVVMVPQREPRLAQMSLVPLSPGRALAVLVGEDGGIENRILALPASLSAGALEAASNYITAHLGGRTLAEAARAMQAEIVSGRSALDAASADLVQRGLAVWSEDAAHRPVLIVRGQANLLDEAALSDLARVRSLLDDLEDKQSVAELLDRAKQGDATRIFIGSENRLFALSGSSVIASPYRDRDGRVIGVVGVIGPTRLNYARLVPMVDFTAQSLGKLIG